TTATCATTAAGTACTTAACTCAGTGTTCATAAGTTAAAATATGATGTATTATTTTTAAATAGCAGTTGATTAATCCTCTTATTAATGCAGAACTACTACTTCATTGATTTCCACGTGCATCCAGCTGCGGAACTTATTCGATTAAGGAACAAGCTTCATAATGCTGGGGCTGTTGCATCAGCCCTCTACCCAATTGATATTGACCCAACGCTTAGTCTAACCCTTCATGGCCTATACAGATTAGCTAGGGACTTGGGTATGTACGTTGATGTTAAGTCCGTGGTTAGGGAGATTTATGACTTGATTAGTAGGTGGCCTGAGTACATGATTGATAATATGAAGCTTTGGTATGAGATCTTTAAGGAGGGTGTCAGTGATTTCTTCATACCCTTCTCAAGCATAAACCCAAGCTTTGGTGGTAGGTATGTTAAGCAGAAGATTAGGGAGATGGAGCACTTAGGCCTTAGGGGTGTGTTTGTCTCGCCAACACTTCAATTCTTCAACCCAGCCACAAGCCCAGCCTTTAAGCAGTTGATGGAGTATGCAGAGAAGAATAATGTGTTAGTAATAATGCACTTGGGAATGCCTAGGGATGTTGATGAGAGGGTCGTAACACATATAATGCCCAAGAACCTTATGGAAATTCTTGAGGAATATAGGCCTTACATGGTAATCAGTGGCCTTGGAACATCACCCGATAGATTTAATCTCTGGGTTAGGGAGGTTCTTAGGGTAATGAGGAAGTACGATAATACCTACCTAAGCACCCCCGGAATTAATTGCTACCTATTCAATGATGAATCAGCAAGGCCCGTACTAAATACCTTAGGCCCAGAGAGAATACTATTTGGTAGTGGCTATCCCTACAGAAGATTTAGGGATTTAATGAGCGATGTTAAGTGCATTGAGGGTAGTGATGGTATTAGTAATGTTGATAAGGAGGTGATAATGATGAATAACGCAATTGACTTGTTTAAATACCATGGATTCAGGATCAACGAGAACCTAAGTACCTAGGCTTATTGGGCTTCCATGGCCAGGATAAATAACCCTAGGTCTCAAACTAAGTAGTTTATTGAAGCTCCTCATTGCCTTATCCATGTTAAGTGTGAATCCTCTTGGCGGTAGTGCTGGTTTTCCGCCATGCTCAGTAATGGTGTCTCCCGTAAATAATAAACCATCCTTGAAGTAAGCCGTACTACCAGGTGTATGGCCAGGCGCGTATATTGCCCTATAACCCTCAACGACATCACCATCATTAACCTTAACATCAACATTCACGGGCCTAGTCCTCATTAATGATGAGACAATTGATTGAAGAAAACTCGCAGTCCTGGGCCTCTCCCTACCCTCAATAATTCCCGACTCAAGTAATGACGCAACCACCTTAACTAAGAGTTCACTTGAAATCTTTCCTTAAGCACCTTCTTATCCACCTTACCAGTACTCGTCTTTGGTAATTCGGACTCAATAATCACCACCTTATCTGGTATCCACCACTTCGGCATTTTACCCTCATTAACAAGGCCTATTAGGTAGTCCTTGATTTCGTCCTCGGTAATTCTTCGGCCAGGTTTGGGAACTACAATGGCCACGGGCCTCTCACCCCACTTCGGGTGTGGAACACCAATAACGGCGACTTCATAAACCGCCGGGTGCGTGCTAATTAGGTCTTCAAGCCTCGTACTTGATATCCACTCACCACCGCTCTTAATCACATCCTTAGCCCTATCCATTATCCATATGTAGTCCTCGCTATCCCAAACGGCTATGTCGTCCGTGTGGAACCAACCATCACGCCAGGCATTCCTAGTCTTCTCAGGATCATTTAGGTACTCTTTAATTATCCATGGAGCCCTAACCACTAATTCACCCATTGTCTTCCCATCCCTAGGCACATCCCTACCCTGCTCATCAACAATCCTAATATCCACTAGTGGTATTGGTAGACCGGCGCTAAGTACGAGTTCCCTCTTCCTGTCCTCGGGCCAATTCCTCATGTTTGGTTTCTCCATTGACAGCAGGATTACTGGGGCTGTCTCTGTTAGGCCGAAGCCCTGAACCACGTGTATACCCCTCCTACTTGCCTCCTCGAGTAAGCCCCTTGGTAGCGCCGCGCCGCCTATTATGAATTTCAATCCCCTAAGGTCATACCTAGGGGAGTCTGGGTGATAGAGTAGGTTATAGAGTATTGTTGGTACTCCGTTAATTATTGTCACGCCTTCATCCTTAATCAACCTCAGTATCCAACCCCACTCGAATTGCCCTGGATAGACCTGCTTAATACCAGTGAGGGTGGATATGTATGGTAATCCCCAGGCATGTACATGGAACATTGGCACGAGGGGCATTGCAACGTCATAAATACTCGCGTTAATTGGTGGTGCGGTTATTGATAATGCGACTGACATTGCATGAAGGACTAACTGCCTATGCGTGAAGTATGTGCCCTTCGGCCTACCCGTAGTACCTGATGTGAACATCATTGTGGCTACGGTATTCTCATTAAGTTCAGGGAATTTGTACGGCCTAGCATCCTTAATTAAATCCTCATACCAATAAACCTCGGCTCCATCGAACGTAACCTCCCCATGCTCCTGCTTATCACTCATTATTACAACCTTCCTTATTGTCTTCACAAGCGATACAGCAACCCTCGCAAGTGGTGTGAAGTCCTCATTAATGAATAATACCTCATCCTGTGCCTGGAGCATTGTGTATATTATGTCCTCAGGAGCAAGTAGTACATTTACGGTGTGTAGTATAGCGCCGTACATGGGTATGCCGTAGTAAAGCTCGTAATGCCTAATGGTGTTCCAATCAAGTACGGCAACCCTACTGCCGAACTTACCTGGACCGCCGGAATTCACACCCAATTCCTCAAGTACCGAGCCAAGCCTTTGTATTCTGTCCCACTCCTTGGCATAGCTTGACCTAGTTATGGGGCCATTGGGTGGCGCATTAATAATCTCAACATCAGGATATAGTTGGGCAGCCCTGCGTATTATCTTGTCCAGCGTTAATTGATAATCATAGTACTGGGCGCACATTACTAAGCCACTGCGTGAATTTAGTCATAATGCGAATAAAGCATTGCCTATATATTGGTTATATACCTATTTCCGTGAAACTACGTAATAATTAATAAAACCACCAATCCTAATGACGCCATTCTTAATAACATTAAGGCCGGCATTAATGACCTCACCCTCCAACTCACCCTTCCTGTAAAGCCTATAGAACCTAAGAACCTCCCTATCAAGGCCGTAACTCCACGGCAAATAACCCTCACAATCACTCAACCCCCTTAGGCGCCTTAGTACTTCCCCCTCACAACCCCATACGGTAGTTATGAAAGCACCACCAATCCTAAGCACTCTACGAATCTCCCTAAGTGCATCCATAATTAAGTTCTTTGGTATGTGATGAAGCACAGCAATGGACACCACTAGATCCAGTGACTCAGTCCTGATTGGTATGTGAGTACTTGAACAATTAATCCACTCAATACCTCCCCCTGAAGCCCTTATCATGCCAATACTCAACTCACAACCAATATACATGGAATTTCCCAGGAATTTCCTCAAAACCTCCAGGTTACCACCAGCCCCAGCACCAACATCAAGCACCAAGCGTGGTGCTAATTCCCTAATGAAATCACCAACCTCACTAAGCAAAGCCCCAGCCAGCAAACCGCCTTCCCTTGTCTCGGGATATGCCCTAGAAATAATGTCGTAGGCCTCCATAACCCTCCTCAGGTATTCCACGAAATAATACATGTTAAGCACCCTTAAAATCTTAATTATGGATACGTTAGTGGCTTATTATTTTCGGTGAGAAATCACTATTGATGTATCTAGTTAAGGATAGGATAAGCGCCATCACGCTTGTAAATGAACTAGAGAGGCTCATTAGGGAGAATGGTGTTAAGTCAGTACTCGTGGACTTTGAGAAGAAAACACCGGGATTCGTAGCCCTATTATCCCTGGGAGGCAAGGATCGATCCAATGATGAACCTGAGATCTACTTTACCCTAAGTGATGGTGAGTTGATTAAGAGGGATTTCGAGGATCAATCCCTTGAGTATTACGTGGTTAAGGACGCAACATGGGTTATTTATGGAGTTGTTTTCACACAGCATGGTAAAGAGGAGGGTACTATGCATATTACGATAGGTGGTTCAGGTAAGGCTAGGCGTATGCTTGAGAACGCCATTAGTGAGTTGGCTAGGAAAAGGCACGTTGATATTAACATAACTTACTAGAGCCAAGTTAACCTCAAAGGCGAAAATGTAGGGAAATTAAATTGACATTTTTAATTATTTTAATGCCTTGTCATTAAACTCATGAGCTACTGGTCGCATTCGTGAACTCCACAGTAATTGTTGAATTCGTTGATAGCATTACCTCAGTGTGGAATGAACCATACGGTGTTTCCGTATAGTTTATTGCCGTACCATCGACATAAACCCCCTCAAGGGTATATCCATAGAACGGCCACGCTATTATAAATAACGTGGTATTCACGGGTAGAACCATTGATTGGATGGTTGGGCCATTAATAATTAGTGATTGTGTCGTTATAAATCCTGGTGTACTAAGTATCATTATTATGCCTCCTCCACTCGTTACATTAATTGTGGCGTTAACATAGGAGACGCAATTAATAGCTATCATTTCGTAATTGGCACCCTCTGATAATGCTATGCTGCTTGATGGTTCATAGGTTATTGATGGATACTCGCAATTTGTGGTTGACGCAACGTTGAATGTGACTATTGTTCCAGGCTCGCCAACGTATGCTGGCCCAAAGACTTGGGAGCCACTTCCCTGGTAATACGCGTACCATACATTGGAGGCGTTTGCGTATATTGTCCAGGTGGTGTAGTTTGGTGCTGTGATGTTTATGAGTACGTATGATGATGGCGGTGGAGTTGATGAGGATTCATCATAAATACTTGCGGACAATGTGTAGTGGGTTATTAGTAATACCGTGATAGAGAGTATTATTGCCAATAATAGGTATTTCTTCCAGGTCATAGTTAATCAATTTATTCACTAATGTATCTTTTTAAGAAGTAATTAGTATGTATGTCCAGTGAATTAATGCTTTGATTACTTCATGAGGGTTGCCATACATAATATTAAAGACACGACCTTTTACGCTAGGTATCTACCCTCAACAAATAGTAAACCTATTTTATACCCGCTCATTGTCCTGTGTCTGTTTTAACCATGTTAATTCATTAAGATTAAGCCACTTACCGTACTTAATCACACTGAGCATGTTCCACATTATGAGTCCCGCGACCATGTGCTTACAAACCTCGCCCCTAATTACGGAGGCCTCGCAGGTGCATTTTGCGCCGTATGGGCCTACGGATACGTAGTAGTACGCATTATCCCTAGTCTCTGATGGGACCCTCAGTCTTATGCCATTTATTGAGTTACCATCGTCTCTAACATCAATTATCACTGAACGTTGGGCTAACCTGTATGAATCGAGGACCTTATCTACCCTCCAGTTTATTTTACCAGCTAGCTCTAGTAGCCATTCCTTCAACTTCTTATTCAATTGCGGTGTTAACTCCTCCGACAATTAAATCACCAGTATTGCTTCGTTAGATATTCCGTATTTGACTTAAATTAATCTTTCTGGTTCATGAACAAGTATTACCCACTTAATGAACATTAAT
This is a stretch of genomic DNA from Vulcanisaeta moutnovskia 768-28. It encodes these proteins:
- a CDS encoding amidohydrolase family protein gives rise to the protein MQNYYFIDFHVHPAAELIRLRNKLHNAGAVASALYPIDIDPTLSLTLHGLYRLARDLGMYVDVKSVVREIYDLISRWPEYMIDNMKLWYEIFKEGVSDFFIPFSSINPSFGGRYVKQKIREMEHLGLRGVFVSPTLQFFNPATSPAFKQLMEYAEKNNVLVIMHLGMPRDVDERVVTHIMPKNLMEILEEYRPYMVISGLGTSPDRFNLWVREVLRVMRKYDNTYLSTPGINCYLFNDESARPVLNTLGPERILFGSGYPYRRFRDLMSDVKCIEGSDGISNVDKEVIMMNNAIDLFKYHGFRINENLST
- a CDS encoding SWIM zinc finger family protein; its protein translation is MSEELTPQLNKKLKEWLLELAGKINWRVDKVLDSYRLAQRSVIIDVRDDGNSINGIRLRVPSETRDNAYYYVSVGPYGAKCTCEASVIRGEVCKHMVAGLIMWNMLSVIKYGKWLNLNELTWLKQTQDNERV
- a CDS encoding long-chain fatty acid--CoA ligase; the protein is MCAQYYDYQLTLDKIIRRAAQLYPDVEIINAPPNGPITRSSYAKEWDRIQRLGSVLEELGVNSGGPGKFGSRVAVLDWNTIRHYELYYGIPMYGAILHTVNVLLAPEDIIYTMLQAQDEVLFINEDFTPLARVAVSLVKTIRKVVIMSDKQEHGEVTFDGAEVYWYEDLIKDARPYKFPELNENTVATMMFTSGTTGRPKGTYFTHRQLVLHAMSVALSITAPPINASIYDVAMPLVPMFHVHAWGLPYISTLTGIKQVYPGQFEWGWILRLIKDEGVTIINGVPTILYNLLYHPDSPRYDLRGLKFIIGGAALPRGLLEEASRRGIHVVQGFGLTETAPVILLSMEKPNMRNWPEDRKRELVLSAGLPIPLVDIRIVDEQGRDVPRDGKTMGELVVRAPWIIKEYLNDPEKTRNAWRDGWFHTDDIAVWDSEDYIWIMDRAKDVIKSGGEWISSTRLEDLISTHPAVYEVAVIGVPHPKWGERPVAIVVPKPGRRITEDEIKDYLIGLVNEGKMPKWWIPDKVVIIESELPKTSTGKVDKKVLKERFQVNS
- a CDS encoding MBL fold metallo-hydrolase, whose amino-acid sequence is MVASLLESGIIEGRERPRTASFLQSIVSSLMRTRPVNVDVKVNDGDVVEGYRAIYAPGHTPGSTAYFKDGLLFTGDTITEHGGKPALPPRGFTLNMDKAMRSFNKLLSLRPRVIYPGHGSPISLGT
- a CDS encoding class I SAM-dependent methyltransferase; protein product: MYYFVEYLRRVMEAYDIISRAYPETREGGLLAGALLSEVGDFIRELAPRLVLDVGAGAGGNLEVLRKFLGNSMYIGCELSIGMIRASGGGIEWINCSSTHIPIRTESLDLVVSIAVLHHIPKNLIMDALREIRRVLRIGGAFITTVWGCEGEVLRRLRGLSDCEGYLPWSYGLDREVLRFYRLYRKGELEGEVINAGLNVIKNGVIRIGGFINYYVVSRK